From the Phyllobacterium zundukense genome, one window contains:
- a CDS encoding NIPSNAP family protein: MFYEIRTYRLKNGSIPEYLKVVGETGISIQKKHLGQLVGYFYSEIGPINEIVHIWAFKSLDEREERRTRLMADPDWQAFLPRIRDLIEVAENKIMKPAAFWSAEGSPQT; the protein is encoded by the coding sequence ATGTTCTACGAAATACGCACATACAGGCTGAAAAACGGGTCGATCCCCGAATACCTGAAAGTTGTCGGCGAAACCGGGATCTCGATCCAGAAGAAGCACCTCGGCCAACTCGTCGGCTATTTTTATTCGGAGATCGGGCCGATCAACGAAATCGTCCACATCTGGGCCTTCAAGAGCCTCGATGAACGGGAGGAGAGACGGACCCGCCTGATGGCAGATCCTGACTGGCAGGCTTTCCTGCCACGCATCCGCGACCTCATAGAAGTCGCAGAAAACAAGATCATGAAACCGGCAGCGTTCTGGTCGGCGGAAGGGAGTCCGCAAACCTGA
- a CDS encoding ABC transporter substrate-binding protein gives MRKSIIMAAAVAAVAFTAPAYAAEMVFTSWGGTTQDAQKAAWAEKFTAETKTNVLQDGPTDYGKIKAMVESGNVSWDVVDVEGDYAVQAGNKGMLEKLDFSVIDKSKLDPRFVTDYSVGSFYYSFVIGFNADAVGAEGPKTWADLFDTTKFPGKRTFYKWSAPGVIEAALLADGVTPDKLYPLDLDRAFKKLDTIKKDIIWWSGGAQSQQLLASAEAPYGMFWNGRLTALKATGVNVGESWEQNITAADALVVPKSAKNRDLAMKFIALATSAKGQADMATATGYAPINTESGQLMDAALRKTLPDQQAASQVNADMSYWAQHRDEIGERWYAWQAK, from the coding sequence ATGCGTAAATCAATCATCATGGCAGCTGCGGTTGCCGCAGTTGCATTCACTGCACCGGCTTATGCCGCCGAAATGGTTTTCACCAGTTGGGGTGGTACGACCCAGGATGCACAGAAAGCCGCCTGGGCGGAGAAATTCACGGCCGAGACCAAGACCAACGTCCTTCAGGACGGTCCGACCGACTACGGCAAAATCAAAGCCATGGTCGAGTCCGGCAATGTGAGTTGGGATGTCGTCGACGTGGAGGGCGATTATGCCGTTCAGGCCGGCAATAAAGGCATGCTTGAGAAGCTCGACTTTTCGGTGATCGACAAGTCCAAACTGGATCCGCGTTTTGTAACGGACTACAGCGTCGGGAGCTTTTATTATTCCTTCGTCATCGGGTTTAACGCCGATGCTGTCGGTGCTGAAGGCCCGAAGACGTGGGCCGATCTGTTTGACACAACGAAGTTCCCAGGAAAGCGTACTTTTTACAAATGGTCGGCACCCGGCGTGATTGAAGCCGCGCTTCTTGCCGATGGTGTAACGCCGGACAAGCTTTATCCACTTGATCTCGACCGCGCCTTCAAGAAGCTGGATACCATCAAGAAGGACATCATCTGGTGGAGCGGCGGCGCCCAGTCCCAACAGCTTCTCGCTTCCGCTGAAGCACCATATGGCATGTTCTGGAACGGCCGGCTTACCGCGCTTAAAGCAACAGGCGTGAATGTTGGCGAATCGTGGGAGCAGAATATCACTGCGGCAGACGCACTCGTCGTCCCCAAAAGTGCCAAGAACCGTGATCTCGCCATGAAGTTCATCGCTTTGGCGACCAGCGCTAAGGGCCAGGCAGATATGGCGACCGCTACCGGCTATGCCCCGATCAATACGGAGTCGGGCCAGCTGATGGATGCGGCGCTACGCAAGACCCTTCCGGATCAGCAGGCAGCAAGCCAGGTGAACGCTGACATGAGCTACTGGGCGCAGCATCGCGATGAGATCGGCGAGCGCTGGTACGCATGGCAGGCGAAATAA
- a CDS encoding ABC transporter permease: MSIITSTTRFAQEPVRRRRPSGFAYIAPALLLLILFFVVPIASLLMRSVLEPSPGIGNYVELFGSLTYVRIFANTFLVSALVTVLSVVIGFPVAWLLAIIPNRWGSILFAIILLSMWTNLLARTYAWMVLLQRTGVINKTLISLGVIDQPLVMVNNLIGVTIGMTYIMLPFIILPLRGVIKGIEPGILQAAALCGATKWQSLWRVLIPLALPGIASSALMVFVMSLGYFVTPALLGGTANMMVAEMIAQFVQSLVNWGMGGAAALVLLVATLLLYALQLRLFGIGRIGQEGQ, translated from the coding sequence ATGAGCATCATAACCAGCACGACCCGCTTTGCTCAGGAGCCCGTACGACGGCGGCGTCCGTCGGGTTTCGCTTATATTGCGCCAGCGCTGTTGCTCCTTATCCTGTTCTTTGTCGTTCCGATTGCATCCCTGCTTATGCGCAGCGTTCTCGAACCGTCGCCCGGTATCGGTAACTACGTCGAACTTTTCGGCTCCTTGACCTATGTCCGGATATTCGCCAACACCTTTCTGGTTTCGGCGCTGGTTACAGTACTGTCGGTCGTCATCGGCTTTCCCGTGGCATGGCTCCTGGCGATCATACCCAACCGTTGGGGATCCATACTCTTTGCAATCATATTGCTCTCCATGTGGACCAATCTCCTCGCCCGCACTTATGCCTGGATGGTGCTACTGCAGCGGACTGGTGTGATTAACAAGACCCTCATCAGCCTCGGCGTGATTGATCAGCCGCTGGTCATGGTCAACAACCTCATCGGCGTGACCATCGGTATGACGTACATCATGCTGCCGTTTATCATATTGCCGCTGCGGGGCGTCATCAAAGGTATCGAGCCCGGCATCCTGCAAGCCGCGGCGCTCTGCGGCGCCACGAAATGGCAGAGCCTCTGGCGGGTTCTCATTCCCCTTGCCCTACCTGGAATCGCGTCCAGTGCGCTCATGGTCTTCGTCATGTCACTCGGTTATTTCGTGACGCCTGCACTGCTCGGTGGAACGGCCAATATGATGGTCGCCGAAATGATCGCCCAGTTTGTGCAGTCGCTGGTCAATTGGGGCATGGGTGGAGCCGCCGCTCTCGTGCTGCTCGTCGCCACACTCCTTCTCTACGCCCTCCAGCTGCGGCTTTTCGGTATTGGGCGTATCGGCCAGGAAGGACAATAA
- a CDS encoding ABC transporter permease has translation MLLNFERLGMWKWVLTGFSVLVAMFLLLPILFIVALSFGSSQWLIFPPPSWTLRWYQELFADPRWLESALTSVKIAIIVTICSVILGLLASFGLTRGRFAGRETLRALFLTPMIMPVVVLAVALYAFFLKVGLNGTLLGFVIAHLILALPFSIISIGNALDGFDRSIEDAAVLCGAHPLEAKLRVTLPGIRHGLFAAAIFSFLVSWDEVVVAIFMASPTLQTLPVKVWATLRQDLTPVIAAASTLLVVFTVLLMFIAALLRKGFKS, from the coding sequence ATGCTGCTGAATTTCGAAAGACTTGGCATGTGGAAATGGGTCCTGACCGGTTTTTCTGTTCTTGTGGCCATGTTCTTACTGCTGCCCATCCTGTTTATCGTGGCGCTTTCCTTCGGGTCATCGCAATGGCTTATCTTTCCGCCCCCCAGCTGGACACTGCGCTGGTATCAGGAACTTTTTGCCGATCCGCGTTGGCTCGAAAGCGCACTAACAAGCGTGAAGATTGCAATCATCGTTACCATCTGCTCGGTGATCCTCGGCTTGTTGGCTTCGTTTGGCCTGACACGCGGCCGCTTCGCTGGGCGGGAAACACTCCGTGCGTTATTCTTGACTCCCATGATCATGCCAGTGGTCGTTCTCGCAGTGGCCCTCTATGCATTCTTTTTGAAAGTCGGGCTCAACGGAACCCTGCTGGGCTTCGTGATCGCCCATCTTATCCTGGCCCTGCCATTTTCGATTATCTCGATCGGCAATGCGCTCGATGGCTTTGATCGCTCCATAGAAGATGCAGCGGTGCTCTGCGGCGCCCATCCTCTGGAGGCCAAATTGCGCGTTACGCTGCCGGGCATTCGGCACGGATTGTTCGCCGCCGCAATCTTCTCATTTCTCGTTTCGTGGGATGAAGTGGTGGTGGCCATATTCATGGCAAGCCCCACACTGCAAACGCTTCCCGTCAAGGTCTGGGCAACCTTGCGTCAGGACCTGACACCGGTAATAGCCGCCGCCTCGACATTGCTTGTCGTCTTTACTGTATTGCTGATGTTCATCGCAGCACTTCTGCGCAAAGGATTCAAATCATGA